One Colius striatus isolate bColStr4 unplaced genomic scaffold, bColStr4.1.hap1 scaffold_40, whole genome shotgun sequence genomic window carries:
- the LOC133629341 gene encoding olfactory receptor 14C36-like — MSNSSITQFLLLSFADRRELQLLHFGLFLGIYLAALLANGFIITAVACDHRLHTPMYFFLLNLSLLDLGSISTIVPKAMASSLWDSRAISYMGCAAQVFLFVFFMSAEYFLLTVMCYDRYVAICKPLHYGTLLGSRVCAHMAAAAWGSGFLYSLLHTASTFSLPLCQGNAVDQFFCEISQILRISCSDTYLREFQLLVFSACVFWGCFVFIVLSYVQIFRVVQRIPSEQGRHKAFSTYLPHLAVLSLFVSTATFACLKPPSISSPSLDMVMAVLYSVVPPAVNPLIYSIRNQELKDSIKKVISWLFLSSEKALNTLHK; from the coding sequence ATGTCCAACAGCTCCATCACCCAGTTCCTCCTCTTGTCATTTGCAgacaggagggagctgcagctgctgcactttgggctCTTCCTGGGCATCtacctggctgccctcctggccaatgGCTTCATCATCACCGCCGTGGCCTGCGACCATCGCCTCCACACCCCCATGTACTTCTTCCTGCTCAACCTCTCCCTCCTTGACCTGGGCTCCATCTCCACCATTGTCCCTAAAGCCATGGCCAGTTCCCTCTGGGACTCCAGGGCCATTTCCTACATGGGATGTGCTGCACAGgtgtttctgtttgtctttttcatGTCAGCAGAGTATTTCCTCCTCACTGTCATGTGCTACGACCGCTACGTTGCCATCTGCAAGCCCCTGCACTACGGgaccctcctgggcagcagagTTTGTGCccacatggcagcagctgcctggggctctgggtTTCTCTATTCTCTCCTGCACACGGCCAGTACAttttccctgcccctctgccagGGCAATGCTGTGGACCAGTTCTTCTGTGAAATCTCCCAGATCCTTCGAATCTCTTGCTCTGATACCTACCTCAGGGAGTTTCAACTCCTTGTGTTTAGTGCTTGTGtcttttgggggtgttttgtgTTCATTGTTCTGTCCTACGTGCAGATCTTCAGGGTGGTGCAGAGGATCCCCTCTGAGCAGGGACGGCACAAAGCCTTTTCCACCTACCTCCCTCACCTGGCCGTGCTCTCCCTGTTTGTCAGCACTGCCACCTTTGCCTGCCTGAAGcccccctccatctcctccccatccctggatATGGTGATGGCAGTGCTGTACTCTGTGGTGCCTCCAGCAGTGAACCCCCTCATCTACAGCATCAGGAACCAGGAGCTCAAGGACTCTATTAAGAAAGTAATTTCATGGCTATTTCTCAGCAGTGAGAAAGCTCTCAACACTCTGCACAAATGA